The region ggtcaacactgcaaatattgagtctttgcatcaactttgtgtaattgtcaataaaagcctatgacacttgtgaaatgcttgtaattatacttcagtatgccatagtaacatctgacaatatctaaagacactgaatcAGCACAGTTTGTggaaaacttttggccacgactgtaggtgTGATTGAGAAAGCTTAGAACGGATCTACCAATTATCAGGCTAGATCTATAACTTACATttttatgtgaatttggttgagTTGCCCACGAAGCTACATGTTGGATCTCTTCAGTATAATACTGTCGTTTTGGTGGTATTTGCCTAGATCAGATGAGGGTTTAATAGACAGTAAATATGAGGCGATAGGGCTGCAGATGAACATTTACTGCACATTGATCCAGCAGTTTTACGTACTGAATCAGTACACGAGGGAAGCACATCAAATCGGAAGGCGGTGCTAAAGGAGATGTGAAAATGGCAACCTTTGCCTGGGAAATGCTATTTGACATCtaatgcagctagtttgcagctGTGAAGGAGTATTATGTGCTCAGATTTTCAAGGTGACAGCAGTGTAGCCTTTAGTTCTCCTGGCATGATCGGCATTATCACACTTAACGTGAAACATTTAACTAGCCTACTAACTTGTTTTGAAATGTAAGCATTTTGTTGGTGGTGATATTGCACAAGCATTTACTGCATGTGCTTGTGACTTCTGCTCTTACTTTAGGATGTCCCCTTGTGTGACTGTAGAGCACATGTAGGCCTAGAGCCTGAAACTAGCTTATTTGTTTGTGCAAGAGAAAGTCAGCTTGCTGGTCTGGAGATTGTGGTACACCAGAGTGTGACTGTTgtgttcctgtgtctgtgtttattcTCTCACCAGGTCCCTCTGCAGCTCATAGAGACTGTGGAGTGTCGTGACATGTTCCAGCTCCATGTCACCTGCAAGGACTGTAAGGTCGTCAGGTAGGAGGACCAACTGAAAcaatacacacatgcatattgcgTGCAACATTTTTGCTGATGTTCATGTCTTGGTTTAGGCCTATAAGTTAGTATGTATGATTGTGCTGCTTGTCTCCCAGGTGTCAATTCTCCACCTTAGAGCAGTGTCAGGAGTGGCTGAAGCGGCTGAACGCTGCGGTCCGCCCTCCGTCTTGCTTGGAGgacctcttctccttccccttccATGCCTGGTGTGTGGACGTGTATGCCGGGGAGAAGGAGCAGCACGGGGAGCTGTGCAGGCCAGGTACATAGACCAGGACACCGGTGTCCTCAGACAACCTCTACTCAGATCCTTCCCGTCATTTTGGCTAATCTCATCTCTCCTCATGTGTCCCTGTGTGCTCTGTTAGGAGAGCATGTGACCTCCTGGTTCAAGAATGAGGTGGAGAGGATGGGCTTTGACACTCAAAACGCCTGGAGAATATCTGACATCAACAGCAAGTTCAGGTATGAGCAGCTGACAGCCTGCATCCTACAGGGCTGATCTGAATACCAGGCCTCCCAGGGTAGTGCCATGATAACTGTCTGCTGTCACCCTGCTGCACACACTGCTCTGTGTGTCTGATACAGAGGCTGGTTGTACTGTTGTCCTCCACTGGTGAGGTGCCTCCTGTAGATAAGGACCTTGTCCAGGATTAGGTGTCCAGGAATAGGGACTTTTTAGAGGCATCACTCAGCCTgtgcccccctctcctcctgttctaaCCCCTGCCCCCCTCTCCGCCTGTTCTaacccctgcctccctctccgcCTGTTCTAACCCCTGCCCCCTCTCCGCCTGTTCTAACCCCTGCCCCCCTCTCCGCCTGTTCTAACCCCTGCCCCCCTCTCCGCCTGTTCTAACCCCTGCCCCCCTCTCCGCCTGTTCTAACCCCTGCCCCCCTCTCCGCCTGTTCTAACCCCTGCCCCCCTCTCCGCCTGTTCTAACCCCTGCCCCCCTCTCCGCCTGTTCTAACCCCTGCCCCCCTCTCCGCCTGTTCTAACCCCTGCCCCCCTCTCCGCCTGTTCTAACCCCTGCCCCCCTCTCCGCCTGTTCTAACCCCTGCCCCCCTCTCCGCCTGTTCTAACCCCTGCCCCCCTCTCCGCCTGTTCTAACCCCTGCCCCCCTCTCCGCCTGTTCTAACCCCTGCCCCCCTCTCCGCCTGTTCTAACCCCTGCCCCCCTCTCCGCCTGTTCTAACCCCTGCCCCCCTCTCCGCCTGTTCTAACCCCTGCCCCCCTCTCCGCCTGTTCTAACCCCTGCCCCCCTCTCCGCCTGTTCTAACCCCTGCCCCCCTCTCCGCCTGTTCTAACCCCTGCCCCCCTCTCCGCCTGTTCTAACCCCTGCCCCCCTCTCCGCCTGTTCTAACCCCTGCCCCCCTCTCCGCCTGTTCTAACCCCTGCCCCCCTCTCCGCCTGTTCTAACCCCTGCCCCCCTCTCCGCCTGTTCTAACCCCTGCCCCCCTCTCTGCCTGTTCTAacccctgcccccctctcctcctgttctaacccctctcctcctgttctaaCCCCTCTCTGCCTGTtctaacccctctcctcctctcctcctgttctaacccctgcccccctctctcccttggcATTGCCAGGCTGTGCTCCAGCTATCCGCAGCAGCTCCTGGTGCCAGCCTGGATCACAGACAAGGAGCTGGAGAACGTGGCAGCCTTCCGCTCCTGGAAGAGGTTCCCGGCCGTTGTGTTCAGGTGGGGCTTTCTGTCTTTGTGTAGCGTTGTTAGTcagtgagagagaacagggaTAGGTTATCTGTGAATACAATGCAAAGCGAGGACAACTCCTTTCACCCCGAGGTGTGTTTCATGAGTAGGGAGGCTTCCATCTTTGCATATGTATGTTTTTTTGGACTCAATCCTTTTCCTTGTTATTGACTCCAGATGCCAAATGGATCAGAGTTGCTCCATGTTGTTTTACCACACAGTGCAGTCTGTTCTCCTGACTGTCCCATGCCTTTCCTCCAGGCACCAGAGCACTGGGGCTGTGATCGCCCGCTGCGGCCAGCCGGAGGTCAGTTGGTGGGGCTGGAGGAATGCAGACGACGAGCACCTGGTCCAGTCCATCGCCAGGGCCTGTGCTGTGGACTGCAGCTCCCGCAAACACCTGGCAAACGGATCCTACATCAATGGAACCAATGGCATCATCGGCACCAATGACCTCGTGGACACTGACTTCGGTCAGTCcacaacacacaaacatgcacacattcTCACACCCATACCGTACACACAGAGTGCTGAAGCAGCACCTTCCCATCTGTTTGTGTGGCTTTGCTGCAGACACATGGTTGTGCAATGTGGGCCTGTCAGGACTTGTGCTGGTCCCTCTTAGACATTTATTACCGCTTTTATTTGATAATACTGACTGTCATCACCTATGCAGAGATTTAATTCCGGTGGTGTCTCTTCGTGTTTCAGAATCGTCCCTGACGAACAGCTCGGAGGTAGAGACGCTGGCCATCCAGCCACAAAAGCTGCTGATCCTGGATGCCAGGTCCTATGCAGCCGCTGTGGCCAACAGGGCCAAGGGAGGGGGCTGTGAATGCCCAGGTAAGATGGCTCATCTCTGGGCCAGTGGATCCAGGAGACTGAGGTCAATGGGTTTGCATGGAAGCATGTTATTGTCAACTTAATGTCAACAGAAAAACTGTACAAACTCGCAATCTGTACTGTTATTTTTCTGCCCTAGAGTAGTTGTTTTGGTATTAATGATATGTTAATTTGTCACAAACTgactcatctcctcctccatacAGAGTACTACCCCAACTGTGAGGTGGTGTTCATGGGCATGGCCAACATTCACTCCATCCGCAAGAGTTTCCAGTCCCTGCGCTTCCTCTGCACCCAGATGCCAGACCCGGCCAAGTGAGTTgtgcctctagcactgcagtgGAGGTCCATTCCGACTAGGCTCACAATCCAAGATGATTTACAAAAGCAGAGACCACCTACTCCACTCCAGTTTGTTGCCATGGTGGCTTAGTAACTGTACTAACCCCAGTTGGGTTTTAGCCTTGCCCACACATCTGGTTCTGGTTTAGGAACCCGGCCCAGCCCACATCTGAACTTTCACATTCCACTCTGCCATTTGTAATTGAATCAAAATGTCTCCCTTGAACCAAGAGTATGTTGTTGAAAGTACTCAGACTCAATAATAGTAAGCCCTTTTCATAACTATGGTCAAATTCAATTAAACAGACATATTAAACATACATATTTAAGAGCCTCTTGCTCGTCACATTTAGAGGTCTTTGGTTTGTCTTTATCTAAGATGAGCTGTTGTGTTTATAAGTCAGTACTTGGTGTGACTGAGTGTATGGGAGTAGTTTGTGTACACTACAGCTTAACTGGCTCTCCCTCTGTAGCTGGCTGTCTGCTCTGGAGAGCACCAAGTGGCTGCAGCATCTGTCTCTGCTGCTGAAGGCTGCCCTGCTGGTGTTGAACGCTGTGGACCGCGACCACAGACCTGTTCTGGTGCACTGTTCTGACGGATGGGACCGCACGCCCCAGATCGCTGCCCTGTCCAAGCTCTTGTTGGACCCATACTACCGCACCATTGAGGTAGGCTGGCTGGGACGATCATTGGGCCCCGTTGATCGCTGTATTGGAACATTTTTAGGTTGATTAACAATTAGACATAAACAGGGGCACATTTTAGATGGCTGGAATAAATGCATGTGCGCCCCTCTTAAAGTATAACATCCATTTTGACTGAAATGTATCTCTTGCTGTTGATATGATTTTTCTACAGGGTTTCCAGGTGCTGGTGGAGACTGAGTGGCTGGACTTTGGCCATAAGTTTGCTGACCGCTGTGGCCACGGAGAGAACTCAGAGGACCTGAACGAGCGCTGCCCGGTCTTCCTGCAGTGGCTGGACTGTGTTCACCAGCTCCAAAGGCAGTTCCCATGCTCCTTTGAGTTCAATGAGGCCTTCCTGGTAAGGAGGATGACCATAGACCTGAATAGGATGGAATCAAACTCACTTAGTCAGGAATTGGATGCAACTCAAATGTGTATATTTGGATTAGTATGAATGACAGTCAAATGTTGTTGGTTTGAGTTACTGTTTTTATCTAGCTGATCTGTAATTACCCTGGAGTGTTTTGTAATATTTTAGGCTCCGAGATGCATGGCATTTTTTACTCACTATCATTATCATACCTGAGATTTGAGCATGCTCCGacatgtttgtgtgtttctggtcctgtgtttgtctgtgcagGTGAAGATGGTGCAGCATTCCTACTCGTGTCTGTTTGGCACCTTCCTGTGCAAcagtgggaaggagagggaggaccGTCAGGTTCGGGAGAGGACCTGTTCCGTGTGGTCACTGCTGCGACCAGCCAACCGCGCCTTGAGGAACATGCTCTACTCCTCCCACTCCGAGACTGTATGTCTGCTCTCTGTTTGCTCACCCCTTTATATTGGAACATTCCTCCATGCCTTTTATAcaatggggggggggtacttctAGGGGATGCCCCAGAGTGCTATAATTTATTATTTTTGTTTACTTTAAACGTTCATGGTCCTAGAACTAAACTTTAATTTATTACACAAACAATGTCATATCTATTTAAAACTGTTTTTGTGGCCACTTTGTTGACATGGTACTGTCTTGCCTTGCTTGCTCAAGTGTGAATATTTTGCCCATCACATACATTAATATTTATGTTCAACCCCCTGCATATTCCTATATCTAAAGTTGGGTCTGTTGTTGTAGGTGCTCCACCCAGTGTGTCATGTACGTAACCTGATGCTGTGGACGGCAGTCTACCTTCCCAGCTCCTCCCCCACCACGCCCTCTGACGAGTCGTGTGCACCCTATCCTGTGCCAGGTGCCAACCCTGAGGACACTCCCCTGGGCAGGTGAGCCTGCCACTCTGCTCCCTCTGATGTAAGATAGACCCAGGTTTCGGGCACCACAGCCAGAGGGACCTCGCTCTGTAACCTGCTCTATAACCAGCTCAGATGCCTAATTGCTTTCACTCACACAATGATCAGTCTGGGAGATGCAAATAGTGTTATCCTCTGCTTATTTAATCTCTCATGACTTTATCAGTGTCTTGAAAAGATAAATAAGTTGGTTGAGGCAGTTTACAACAACATACCTCAAAGTATTTTTGTAGCCATTTGTTATTGACGATAACTGTGGACGTGTTTCAAAAACAGTGCTGAATCCGTTCCATTTTTTTTTCCTCCAAGATTAACTTTTCCTTGATCAATAGGTTATGGGGATACATTTGATTACAACACAAATTTAACATAGTCTTCTCAATCACTTGAGCTATGCTTCGCTCCATATTTTCCATTTGTGGACATGCATGTCTTAATCCTGAACACTATAATATGATTATCTGATTATATACACAGCCTCCACTTCAATCATGAGGCctcaatgatacagagccattgtTTAGGGATTAAAGGCAAAAAAAATTCCATGTGCTAATCAACTCAATTAATCTCTTTCCTCCCTCGACAGACGTCCGAAGACCCGTTCCTTCGATAACTTGCCCAGCGCATGTGAGCTGGGGAGCTCGCTTGCCCCCAACCGGCGCTCCAGTGACCCAAACCTGAATGAGAAGTGGCAGGACCACCGGCGCTCTCTGGAGCTCAACATCGCTATGGGGCCTGACGGAGGGGGAGCTCAGGAAGGGCGTGCTAACGGCCAGCCTGGAGCAGCAGGGCCTCAGGCAGGCACGGCCGACTCTGAGCCGGAAGACAGCCCTGAAGGAGGGCAGATTGAGCTCAGAGACAGAGCCTCCAAGGGGTTGTTAGCAACAGGAGAAGAGCTTGAGCTCTCCATTGAGCTGGCTGTGGCAGAGGGACAGATGGAGAACATTCTCCAGGAAGCAACAAAGGAGGAGGTTGGTGCCGATACTCAGAGAGAAGCTAACGTTGCTGCTCCTCCTATTGCCGTGGCTCAAACTCTATTTGATGCTAATGTTAATGgaagagagacggagaaagaggCCAGCACCAGTGATGGTAAGGCTGATAAACAAAGTAACATCAATGGGGCTGAGAATCAGACGGAGGCTACTATCACTAATGGGCATCACCCAGAGAAGGGCACAGATGAACCTGAGGAGGAGTCTAGTGTCTCTCCAGGCAGTTCCACAGACGTTCCAGAGGAGCAGGAGCTGGACGTTCCAGAGGAGCAGGAGCTGGACGTTCCAGAGGAGCAGGAGGTGGACGTTCCAGAGGAGCAGGAGGTGGACGTTCCAGAGGAGCAGGAGGTGGACGTTCCAGAGGAGCAGGAGGTGGACGTTCCAGAGGAGCAGGAGGTGGTAGAGAAGCAGGAAGAAGTGCTGGTGAAGCATGTTCTGGAGAACCATACTGCCCAGGAGGAGCCAGACCACAACCCTAGCACCAGCACCCCCAGCCCAGCCCACGCTGCCCTTAGAACTATGATCAATGGCTTTGGAGAGAGGACACCAGTGGCTGCTGAGAATCACCTTCCACCAGAGCTGAAGTCCAGCAGACATCTCTCAGAGGTCCTGGTGCAGGCTGACAAGAGGGCCTCCCTCATGGAGAGCTCAACAGAGACTCTGACTGAAGAGGCCTGCACCAGGCCAGAGGCCCCAGGGCAGGTACCCATCTGTGCAGGCCCCCAGCCCTGCTCTGAAGGTAGGAGTCAACCCCCCTGCCACAGGAGAGTGAACGGGGAGGCAGAGCCAGAGCAGGGGGCACCCAGGACTTCAAATGGAGGACACAAGCGGCCCTCCGTCAGTGCCTTCCAGTCTTTGAGTGCTGATCCCAGCAGGGAGGGACCGTGTAATGGCGAGAGCTTGGAGGGGGAGCCCTGCAGTGGCCCTCACTGGGCCAAAGTGAATGGGGAGCGGGCCCCACTGAGCCGCCAGGTATCCCTGGCCTCCTGCAGCTCCCTGACCCACCACCGCCGGGGCAGCTGCTCCCAGCACCGCTGCCTCCATGCCCTACTGGGGCGCCCTGCCGCCACACCCAGCCCTGAGCAGCCGGCCCGCAGTCACCTGGACGATGACGGGCTGACGCTCCACACGGACGCCATCCAGCAGCGGTTGAGGCAGATCGAGGCAGGCCACCAGATGGAGGTGGAGATGCTGAAGAAGCAGGTGCAGGAGCTGTGGAGCCGCCTGGAGAGCCATCACCACGCAGCGTCCCTCAGGATCAACGGAGATCTGGGAGACGAAGTGGTAAGACCCGGCCTCgtcctgcagagagacgacttggCAGTTAAGAGCTGTGACTAAGTGATTTGAGTGAGGATTTTCAAAAATGATTTGATCAGACTGACAGTGCTGGAACTAGACATTTGAGGGGAGAACCACTTTAATTGTTAATATTTAGTCAGATGTGAAATTCCAAAGATACTGAGTTTCTGTTATCTCATTCCCTCCCACTCAGACCTCAATGACAGACTCTGAGTATAACCTGGATGCTAGCTGCCTGTCCCGCTGCAGCACAGAGCTCTTTTCCGAGGCTAGCTGGGAGCAGGTGGACAAGAATGACACTGAGGTAAGCTGCCTGGCAGAATGGGATGCTACAATAGGGGACCTGGAGGAGGGGTGGAAGATGAATGATGGACTATAGTGGCTGTAGAGACTGGGAGTTCACAGATAAAGTTTGGCTGACCTTAAGATGCTAGCTGAGAACTGCCATTTGGCTGCCTGTTGCAGGTGACCCGCTGGTACCCGGACCACTTGGCAGCCCAGTGCTACGGGTGTGAGAGTAGGTTCTGGCTCGCCACCAGGAAGCATCACTGCAGGTAACCAACCACAGGCTTTTGTCCTTGCTATGGTTTGAACCGGGCCTTGGCTGCACTTAGACACACTGCTATCACTTCTGATGTGATGAGACTTAACTCAGGAGACACTGCCTCAGTTCAAGCTTGTTGATATCAGTTTTCTACTCATTTTTTTTATTCCTTCCCCCTGAGATCCTGCTGCTGTTCTGTTTGGGTctttttttgctttgtgattAGCCTTATGCCCGCAGACATCTGTAATAGAATGACAATTTTCATTATCATTTATCATGACCATTTTGTGAGAGAAGACAAACATTTAGTTTTCTTCATGGATGTTGTGGATGTGCTTATGAATGGGACAGATCTGCCATGCAGGTGCTGTAGTGTCTGCATTGCCTCTTTTGGTTTTCTCATTTCCTCATATTGTTATCCTTTCTACTTCCCTGGTACTCTGGGCCAATGTGGGACAGCTTCAACATGTTGCCACTGCTATTTAGATTTCCACGGTGCTCCAAAAGCTGCATATCTATAAGCTGTCTGTACCTTTTGGTTAAGCCATAGTCAGCAAATTAGTTTACCAGCACCATTTTGGTCCCTGTCCAACAGAATGCTCACAATGCCACATTGTAGCCTACAAACAGAGCATTTTAGTTTCTTCCATGTTATGCCAACTGGAGCTTTTACAAGGCGCCTTGTGTTTGAGCCCAGGTGTAAAGGCCTTACATGACAATTAGCTTGTTGGCAATATGTTAACATTTGGGCTATTTGTGACGTTTGCAAAACTGTTTAGGGCTGATTGCAAACTTCTAGTGAAATGTAGAGATTGTTTGAATGCGCAGTTTAAATCAAGGCCATTCAAGACCGACCTTTTCATAGTATGTGCTACTGGTATCACCCAGTCAAGACCACAGTGAAGGAACGTTTTTGTATCTGTGCTGTAATGGGGGCAGCCTATGTAAAGAGGTCTAGTGTTTGTTATGCATGGAACTGGGAAAGTAGGGTTTCTACAGTATCTGAGTGATTGTAATAGGGAGAGATGTTGTCTGTATTAGCAGTGTAGACTAGATGAGAGCAGTGTTTGTGAGTCTGGTCTGGGCCACACTGATGGTTGCTCTTGTCCATTCTGTACCCTCTCCTCCACAGTGACAGGGAGCCTGTCCAAGAGGTCTGGTGAGATACGGCTtcactgtcccctctctcccctctcacctacCTTCCCTCTAATCCTGCATTGCTCCACCTTTTTGGTTGACTTCATCCTAACCTAACCCACCCCTTACCTATTGGAAAACCACCCCGCtcagacactttatgttggcagCATTCTCCTTAAAGTCAGATGGCTCTCACATGACCGTGATGGCCATCTCCTGTCTGGTCATGTGGAAGGTATGAGCATGAAGCTGAGAATGCCTGGCAGTTGTCTGCAAATATGTATTAACAACTCATCTGTTTTTCATGGCAGTGCAAGGGGTGCATTTAGTGAGTGGCTATAGGGGAAGTTTTTGTTTTCAGGCCTTTTGCCAATACTTCCACCTGGAAATGTCTAATCAGTGACCAAAGTGTTGAGCCACTAGTCTGAAAACATACAGGACCATGTCAGGTTTTCTTATCGGGGTGTCAGTATAACAAGTTATGATGAGTATAAAGATTGTGCGCTACATATTAAATCAAAGGGTCTTACTTTTAATTGCTGCATGGATTTTTCTCTCATATCCACTAAACAGCCCCTCTGTGATGGAGACTGAACCTGTGCTGTCTCACTGTCTCCCCCTGTAGGAACTGTGGGAATGTATTCTGTGCCAGCTGCTGCGACCAGAAGATACCCGTGCCAAGCCAGCAGCTGTTTGAGCCCACCCGTGTTTGTAAGACCTGCTACGGCAGCCTCCAGATCAATACAGCTCCCAATCCCATGGAACTGGAGCTGGAAGAACCCATCACAGCCAGCTCCAACTAGGGCCCTGGGAGGGGCTAGGCCGAGCCCCCCCAGCCAATACTCAGCTAGCCACTGACACGGTCAGGCACTCTACTGATGAGCTCAGGAGCTGCAGAATGTCCCATGTACGTGTTTGCTGCAAAATATGGATTTTCATGTATATAGGTCTGCAATGCCAGATGTAGTGGAGGAGGTGAACAAGGTGTTTTTGCTAGATGCTAAGCACTTTGAATGGTGGTTATGCACAGGAATGGACAGATTGATGGAAGGGTGTGTGACGACACACAGAGGACTGCTGGTAGTGTTTGTCGACGTGGTGTAGGACTGGGGCAGCGATAGAGCAAGGATAAGCCTGTCTGGTCCTGCTGTCCAGGGGGGGCACGAGAGGGTCATCTCCGAATGATGCTGCAAAGTCTTCTTGAGGGCTTgtgttcatttttttttaaacccacTTATAGTTTTCTTACAGGAGTGGTACCATCATCCATCCCCTAGGGACTTTTCTGAAGCTCCAGTGCTTCAGAAACCACTTCTAGTGTCTAGAATAGGGCTGGACTGTGTTGGCAAGACCTTCCATTGACTTCTGGGGAACACCTGGATGAACTTGGGCAGAATTTCAACTTGAGTTATGTGTCTGAAGTTAGGACTCTGCCCTAAGCAGTGAGGGTATTTGGGAGTTACTGAGATCTAACAAGTGTTCGTTTTTGAATTGCATCAAAGTATGAATCCTCTCATAGCTGGTTCCATTTTGCAACTCTCTTGGCGTGAATAGGTGCCACACACTAATGGTAGACGGTGTAGATAATGTTGACAGCTGGTATTATGACAGAGCTTCTGAACcaatgccgcgttcaaaacaactgggaactcagatcAATCATGTCAGTGATCGTCAGgtcggaaagtcagagctctagaaagaggcctgaatGCCcaagttggaattccgagttggatgactgttcacaTAGATTTTTACCAGTCGGAACTAGTTTTTTTaacgagtttccagttgttttgaacgcggcataaaTTTAATTTGGCATTGTCACTTGTTTTCAGAGACCTAAATAAGCTCGAGGAGAGGCTGTGGAAATGCATTCA is a window of Oncorhynchus kisutch isolate 150728-3 linkage group LG3, Okis_V2, whole genome shotgun sequence DNA encoding:
- the LOC109878277 gene encoding myotubularin-related protein 3-like isoform X7, which translates into the protein MEEEGPQSMECIQANQIFPKKPPVLEEGSLQVPFPELHGEFTKYVGRAEDAIIAMSSYRLHIKFKESIVNSDSCCEVSVPLQLIETVECRDMFQLHVTCKDCKVVRCQFSTLEQCQEWLKRLNAAVRPPSCLEDLFSFPFHAWCVDVYAGEKEQHGELCRPGEHVTSWFKNEVERMGFDTQNAWRISDINSKFRLCSSYPQQLLVPAWITDKELENVAAFRSWKRFPAVVFRHQSTGAVIARCGQPEVSWWGWRNADDEHLVQSIARACAVDCSSRKHLANGSYINGTNGIIGTNDLVDTDFESSLTNSSEVETLAIQPQKLLILDARSYAAAVANRAKGGGCECPEYYPNCEVVFMGMANIHSIRKSFQSLRFLCTQMPDPANWLSALESTKWLQHLSLLLKAALLVLNAVDRDHRPVLVHCSDGWDRTPQIAALSKLLLDPYYRTIEGFQVLVETEWLDFGHKFADRCGHGENSEDLNERCPVFLQWLDCVHQLQRQFPCSFEFNEAFLVKMVQHSYSCLFGTFLCNSGKEREDRQVRERTCSVWSLLRPANRALRNMLYSSHSETVLHPVCHVRNLMLWTAVYLPSSSPTTPSDESCAPYPVPGANPEDTPLGRRPKTRSFDNLPSACELGSSLAPNRRSSDPNLNEKWQDHRRSLELNIAMGPDGGGAQEGRANGQPGAAGPQAGTADSEPEDSPEGGQIELRDRASKGLLATGEELELSIELAVAEGQMENILQEATKEEVGADTQREANVAAPPIAVAQTLFDANVNGRETEKEASTSDGKADKQSNINGAENQTEATITNGHHPEKGTDEPEEESSVSPGSSTDVPEEQELDVPEEQELDVPEEQEVDVPEEQEVDVPEEQEVDVPEEQEVDVPEEQEVVEKQEEVLVKHVLENHTAQEEPDHNPSTSTPSPAHAALRTMINGFGERTPVAAENHLPPELKSSRHLSEVLVQADKRASLMESSTETLTEEACTRPEAPGQVPICAGPQPCSEGRSQPPCHRRVNGEAEPEQGAPRTSNGGHKRPSVSAFQSLSADPSREGPCNGESLEGEPCSGPHWAKVNGERAPLSRQVSLASCSSLTHHRRGSCSQHRCLHALLGRPAATPSPEQPARSHLDDDGLTLHTDAIQQRLRQIEAGHQMEVEMLKKQVQELWSRLESHHHAASLRINGDLGDEVTSMTDSEYNLDASCLSRCSTELFSEASWEQVDKNDTEELWECILCQLLRPEDTRAKPAAV